The Primulina huaijiensis isolate GDHJ02 chromosome 10, ASM1229523v2, whole genome shotgun sequence region ATTTCattttttctaatatttatCATCAATTCATATGATATAAGACTAAGGAAAGGAGGCTAAATATAGTATTCACTTACAAGAGGAATGACATGGTTAGGACTATTGGGGAGATTCTTTAGATTGATCACAGTAGTTGTGGAGAAAGCGTTGGCACCGACATCCTCAATATTTGTTCCTTTAGGTACGGTGGGGAGTGAAACTGCAACTGCACCTCTCTCGGCCAATGGCTTCATCGGCGGTGAAGGGTGGAGGAGGTGCTGATAAGGCAGCTGCGGAGGAGCTGAGGCGGTGGAGGATGAAACTGAAGATGGGGTTGGAACGTCGACCTGGACAGGAACCTGATCGGGCTGAGGGGACAACATGTTAGCACAAGGAGCGGAGTAATTGTTCACCATATTTGGCCAAAGAAAAGTCCCCTGAGGCTTGCAGATTCTGAACCCACTCTTCAGCCTTTGTATCTTTGCTGCCTTTTGGTCACCCAATGGTGATGATCTGAAGGCTGGTTTCTCTCCAAAATCTGATCTTTCATCCCACACCGTTGATATTTCTTGTACTTGAGGTTGCTTGTTCTTTCTCTCATCCTTTTCAGATTTAAACTGGTTTGTTGGAGCCATTAATGGGAAGTCTGTTCTCTCTCTTTCTTCCTCATTTGGTGTCATCAGCTTTCCATATTTTTTCTGATTGAAAATTTCCATAACCATGCAATGATAAAGTTACGAGTCAAAGGTTATGACATCCAATAAATGGTTGCATTTAAtggatatttatataaatatatatgtatacacacacatatatgtgtgtgtgactCCCAAGATTGAAATGTCTTTTTGCAATATTTCTGCAATACATTGAACTACGCAATTCATCTATAATTTATGTGAGATTAACTCTTTAGACTTCTTAGATAACAACTAGCTCACATGTTGATATTATgacaaaaaaaggaaaaatttagTCATACATTCCATATATCGCTCAGTGAATAtagttaattatataaaatggaAATGTTCTTTTATTGGGAATTATAAACTTGAGGAATGCTAAACGACAATAACTGGAAGCAAGCTATTCAATTCAAATCATAAATAACTTGCAGTTCTTTATTTAAAGCAATAATTGGTTCACATGCAGTATTAATTAATGGCCAAGTATTTATTACCTCCACTTCTTTCACAAAATTAGAGATGGCCATGAGTTGTTCCTTGAACATTTCCTGAAAAGCACATACCATAATGAACATTTAATACATGATCTAATAGCGTAAAATTGCTAAAGTTACTGGAAACTAAATCTTAACTACCATTGAAAGAGGTGACTTGTCTAGATCACTTTTTGGGGGTACCAATTTAACAGCAAGTTGACTGATATTGCAAGAACCGCTTGATATTAATGCCGTTGATTGATTCTCTTCTAGCTTTGTTTTACAAGAAAGTTCATCCAGTTCTCTGTAAACAATCAATAAATTTCAAAGTCCGGAAAAGGATAAGCTTTGTTTGATAAGTATTTAAGTTTTAACTAGTATCACCTCCTTAACTTCATAATTTCTTCCTCTAATAGCTTTCTTGTTGCCATTAACTCCAAATCTCTGTAACAAAACATGAAAAAAGTTCGCAATATATGAATTCAACCTAGCGATCGAGGATGTCTGAAAGATCCCAATTTTGAAATGGACATCTATTTTCTAGGCTTAATGTTTAAAGATCCCTAACACCTATCGGGCATATGACTTGCTGGTTATTGATCACAAATGCATATTTCCCGGATTACCTTCTTACCgttttattttccaaatatcGTCATTCAAAAGTTTGATCTCACGAGCACAAATGGGATCCTGGGTTGGGGAATCACCGGGCTTCCAACCAGGTGGTGGAATCCAATAAGGGTCAGTGATCCCAGCATCCCTCCTTACATTAACAAGATCAGCACTTTCCAACCAATACTCCATTGCTCCATCGGCATTGTGTCGCCTCCGAAATCTTTCTTTCCCACCAGGTTCAAGCTTCCCTGCCATGTGCTTTAAGAGGTGATCCAAGAGCCCTGTGTCGCCAATCCTCTTCCTTGCTTCGGCCCTCAGTTGAGGCCGAAGAATAGGCTTCTCAGCCGTTGCTTCTTTCACTTTCATCACCTCCAAAAGATTCTGCTCTGCAAGCTTGTACCTGAACATTTCACAGTGTCAATACACTAGACATTATCAATCAATCACAAACCCATTCATCGAACTTACCTTCCCGCAGACCAACGATCTTTGGGATTTCGAAGAATACGGGATTCTTTAAATTTGATCCCATTCTTGTTTCTCTTAACCTGATTCTTCTTCTGGTCAAGCTGCTTCCGGTTTTTAGTCTTAATCATTTCATTCTTTCGTTTCTTAACACTGATGTTTCTTGAGGAATACctctttcttttcaaattaaacTCAGCTTCAGGAATCTTTTCctcttcctcctcctcctcctcctcctcctcctcatcatcatcatcatcatcatcttcctcaatattatcttcattttcttcttctctcatgtctacttcttcttctttgactATTTCTTCGCCATTAATCACATCATAATCACTCTCTTCATGTCCCTCTTCTTTTCCTGATAACTCTCTCTTATCATCACCACCCCTTAATCTCATCCCTTTTTCCTCAAATCCATTCACAAAGCTTGAAGAAGAGTTCTGAGCATCAATTTTCCCACCGTTATCATCATCTCCATCACTTTTATGCCTTCCCAAATACTTCACTTGCCTCCTAATCCCCCACCTTACCATCCCATTACCTTTCAACTCGGACAAGCAATACCCATCTTGTTTATCTCTAACCGAGCACACCACAGAACTAATCAGCCAGAAATTCTCAGAACAACTCTTTTCAGCAAATATCTCCTCTGAAACAAGTCGAAAAAGCACCTTTCCAGAAAGAGCGAATCCCATCACAAATTTCTCATCCAATGCAGGGTGCGTTTCCCTTTTGCTGTAGCTGAAAAATGCTCTCAATGACTCCATACTTGGGAACCTTACTGCCACATTAAGCTTTGTCTTCTCGCATACCTAACCCAACACCATGAAATAATAACTATTCAAAATTTCCAGAACCAAAAATAAAGAACATTCGGGGTAATTTTCATTGATGGAATTTTCTTACCATTGCTAGACGGACGGATCTGAGCTGGACCGGAGTTCTTGGGGGTAAATGAATATGATCAATCTCGTAAAATGCACCCACTTGAATATGCTTGTCCATGTCGTCTTCCTCTTTTTCACCTCCTACTGAAAGATAAAGGTTTAGCACACATTTTTTCCCATAAAACCCAATCCCGAAACCCAAACTTCATGATATTAAACAAATATTGTCAATACCTTTTTCAAGTTCATGTAAATATAAGTTGAACAAAATTATGTATGAAAACTATAAACAGTACCTCCAC contains the following coding sequences:
- the LOC140985759 gene encoding uncharacterized protein translates to MTPNEEERERTDFPLMAPTNQFKSEKDERKNKQPQVQEISTVWDERSDFGEKPAFRSSPLGDQKAAKIQRLKSGFRICKPQGTFLWPNMVNNYSAPCANMLSPQPDQVPVQVDVPTPSSVSSSTASAPPQLPYQHLLHPSPPMKPLAERGAVAVSLPTVPKGTNIEDVGANAFSTTTVINLKNLPNSPNHVIPLVSTAANIKIWEGYVYGPRNAMGYVQNQQNACCSSPASLASKVGNWLALSAPKSGSDESA
- the LOC140986562 gene encoding protein DYAD; the protein is MESAATVNGAYIQIMAMETYHRKRSRRALQSNPVTEMEPLAKQGGGNDAGKSLFANRHHLVPPPPTSDHCTLLFKGGGGEKEEDDMDKHIQVGAFYEIDHIHLPPRTPVQLRSVRLAMVCEKTKLNVAVRFPSMESLRAFFSYSKRETHPALDEKFVMGFALSGKVLFRLVSEEIFAEKSCSENFWLISSVVCSVRDKQDGYCLSELKGNGMVRWGIRRQVKYLGRHKSDGDDDNGGKIDAQNSSSSFVNGFEEKGMRLRGGDDKRELSGKEEGHEESDYDVINGEEIVKEEEEEEEEEEEEKIPEAEFNLKRKRYSSRNISVKKRKNEMIKTKNRKQLDQKKNQVKRNKNGIKFKESRILRNPKDRWSAGRYKLAEQNLLEVMKVKEATAEKPILRPQLRAEARKRIGDTGLLDHLLKHMAGKLEPGGKERFRRRHNADGAMEYWLESADLVNVRRDAGITDPYWIPPPGWKPGDSPTQDPICAREIKLLNDDIWKIKRDLELMATRKLLEEEIMKLRRELDELSCKTKLEENQSTALISSGSCNISQLAVKLVPPKSDLDKSPLSMEMFKEQLMAISNFVKEVELLSFSIPQVYNSQ